One Ruegeria sp. HKCCD4315 genomic window carries:
- a CDS encoding glycosyltransferase family 2 protein, with product MKQAQISVIIPCVNSLADFRTCMAALQNQTGPQPEVIAVERLGPEFVSSVRSEFPEVHVLSVAADATIPHMRAVGIRSAGAEAIGMIEDHVIVPQNWTERMLAELAAESDVVAGPVDNVATDTLIDWAAFLCEYSAVLPPLKDGPSDWLPGNNTVYRRDVLQQFDSVLDDGKWENHLHDRMRAEGVTLILRNDIVAGHKMHYTFGLYMAQRYLYSKSFAGARVRGEGLGKRLLMGCFAFALPPLVYVRVVRNILSKRQHVRQLLLSLPLLVPFSLSWGAGEIAGYWFGAGQSLSKVR from the coding sequence ATGAAACAGGCCCAGATTTCGGTCATCATTCCCTGTGTCAATTCTCTGGCTGATTTCAGAACCTGCATGGCGGCGCTGCAAAACCAGACGGGCCCCCAGCCCGAGGTCATTGCCGTGGAGCGCCTTGGCCCTGAATTTGTAAGCAGCGTCAGATCAGAGTTCCCCGAAGTTCATGTGCTGTCAGTTGCGGCAGACGCAACAATCCCGCACATGCGTGCGGTTGGCATCCGCAGCGCCGGGGCCGAGGCAATCGGGATGATCGAGGATCACGTGATTGTTCCTCAGAACTGGACCGAGCGTATGCTGGCCGAACTGGCGGCAGAATCCGATGTTGTGGCCGGGCCGGTGGACAACGTGGCAACCGATACCCTGATCGATTGGGCGGCGTTTCTATGTGAATACAGCGCGGTTCTGCCACCGTTGAAAGACGGACCATCAGATTGGCTGCCGGGGAACAATACAGTCTATCGGCGTGACGTTCTGCAACAGTTCGACAGTGTTCTGGATGACGGCAAATGGGAAAACCATCTGCATGACCGGATGCGCGCCGAAGGCGTCACCCTGATATTGCGCAATGATATCGTCGCCGGGCACAAGATGCATTACACGTTCGGCCTCTATATGGCGCAGAGATATCTCTATTCCAAAAGCTTCGCCGGGGCCCGCGTTCGCGGTGAAGGGCTGGGGAAAAGGCTTCTTATGGGCTGTTTTGCCTTTGCCCTGCCGCCGCTTGTCTATGTCCGCGTGGTCAGGAACATCCTGTCCAAACGGCAGCATGTCCGGCAACTGCTGTTGTCCCTTCCACTTCTGGTACCGTTTTCGCTGTCCTGGGGGGCAGGCGAGATCGCCGGGTACTGGTTCGGGGCCGGGCAATCCTTGTCAAAAGTCCGCTAA
- a CDS encoding Gfo/Idh/MocA family protein, which yields MRIGVVGGAGKIGKLRVETIQECPDTTLAAVLDLSEEAARRVAGGAPVFTDPAQFFETEMDAVVVSTPPHTHEDPCITALQRGMYVLVEKPMANNVETCRRILETAKEAGRVVATGFNMRYYPAFAYVKDAVTSGKIGDLTHVRAFGGHDGLAHFTHDWEYRTPTAGGGAMWDIGIHLTDLVRHLLGEVTSVYGVASESVWNLPGSEDNAMAVFKNPEGLAAIYQATWDEWRGYDFVIEAHGTHGMVQGAYAPMKNTLVTLTEPGGKPTTTKRQYFDIAIREKLFSWKSTAKLSFAAELQDFLKLCSGDLSVRIADGNAGLRSIEIANAVAESTRTGQAVDLPVLEPVRP from the coding sequence ATGCGTATTGGGGTTGTGGGCGGTGCCGGGAAAATTGGCAAACTCAGGGTCGAAACCATCCAAGAATGCCCGGACACGACACTGGCGGCAGTTCTTGATCTGTCCGAAGAAGCGGCGCGCCGCGTGGCCGGGGGGGCTCCGGTCTTTACCGACCCCGCGCAATTCTTTGAGACCGAGATGGATGCCGTGGTGGTTTCTACACCGCCGCATACGCATGAAGACCCCTGCATTACCGCCCTGCAACGCGGCATGTATGTGCTTGTCGAAAAGCCGATGGCCAACAACGTTGAAACCTGCCGCAGGATTCTGGAAACGGCCAAAGAAGCGGGCCGTGTGGTCGCGACCGGGTTCAATATGCGCTATTACCCGGCTTTTGCGTATGTCAAAGACGCCGTGACCAGCGGCAAGATCGGGGATCTCACCCATGTGCGTGCGTTTGGCGGACATGATGGGCTGGCTCATTTCACCCATGACTGGGAATACCGGACACCTACCGCCGGGGGCGGCGCGATGTGGGATATCGGCATTCACCTGACCGACCTGGTGCGCCATTTGTTGGGCGAGGTGACGTCGGTCTATGGCGTGGCGAGCGAAAGCGTCTGGAACCTGCCGGGGTCCGAGGACAATGCCATGGCCGTGTTCAAGAACCCCGAAGGTCTTGCCGCGATATATCAGGCCACCTGGGATGAGTGGCGGGGATATGACTTTGTGATTGAGGCTCATGGTACACACGGCATGGTACAGGGGGCTTATGCGCCGATGAAAAACACGCTGGTGACCCTGACAGAGCCTGGTGGAAAGCCAACAACAACAAAGCGTCAGTATTTCGACATTGCGATTCGGGAAAAGTTGTTCTCTTGGAAATCCACTGCCAAGTTGTCTTTCGCTGCCGAGTTGCAGGATTTCCTGAAGCTGTGCTCAGGTGATCTCAGCGTCAGGATCGCAGATGGCAACGCCGGGCTCCGCTCGATCGAGATTGCCAACGCCGTCGCGGAAAGCACCCGGACCGGCCAGGCCGTCGACCTGCCTGTGCTGGAACCGGTCCGGCCCTGA
- a CDS encoding glycosyltransferase family 4 protein, whose protein sequence is MRPESIQDSLKPLRIVQTCSDFGLGGIARHAFDLSTWLKARGHDLYLAGTPDEWAGEWAEDRFLPIPTRYVGGDGGTLPRRLANAGRGAAALRRWLVSSQIDVIHAHESAPALVALLARLNLNIPLVVTYHGSDPQRIKGFGTIARHADLVVTPSHRAADDLAEIAGIPQDKLRVIGLGIKPPPSDTAEDVAALRDTLLRGGTHLVVSLARVAYQKGIDVLIDCVARLKDTHPGYRFVVVGDGPLDQEMRALATQRGLDEHLFFAGRTEVPYRYLRAADLMLLTSRWEALPISIAEAFQVGTPVVATDCSGVHELVHDTVGACVPIGDVAAITQAVEHILEDDQKRADMAARALDRSKESRFDPDHINRQIEALYFSLLD, encoded by the coding sequence ATGCGCCCTGAATCGATCCAAGATAGCCTGAAACCCTTGCGTATCGTACAGACATGCTCTGATTTCGGGTTGGGCGGGATCGCCCGGCACGCGTTTGATCTGAGCACCTGGCTCAAAGCGCGTGGTCATGATCTCTATCTGGCGGGAACACCGGATGAATGGGCCGGGGAATGGGCCGAAGATAGGTTCCTGCCCATCCCGACGCGTTATGTCGGTGGTGATGGAGGCACATTGCCGCGCCGTCTGGCCAATGCAGGGCGTGGGGCTGCCGCGCTACGCCGTTGGCTTGTGTCTTCACAGATCGATGTGATCCACGCGCATGAATCGGCCCCAGCATTGGTGGCGCTGCTGGCACGGCTGAATCTGAATATACCGCTTGTCGTGACCTATCACGGATCGGACCCCCAACGGATCAAAGGGTTTGGAACCATTGCACGTCATGCCGACCTGGTGGTTACGCCCAGCCACCGGGCCGCAGATGATCTGGCCGAGATCGCGGGCATTCCGCAGGACAAGCTGCGGGTGATTGGCTTAGGTATCAAACCGCCGCCCTCGGACACGGCCGAGGATGTTGCTGCGCTGCGCGACACCTTACTGCGCGGTGGCACGCATCTTGTCGTCTCTCTCGCGCGGGTGGCCTATCAAAAGGGCATTGACGTCTTGATCGATTGCGTCGCGCGTCTGAAGGACACCCATCCCGGCTATCGCTTTGTCGTTGTCGGGGATGGGCCGCTGGATCAGGAGATGCGGGCGCTGGCGACACAGCGTGGTCTGGATGAGCATTTGTTTTTCGCCGGACGTACCGAGGTTCCCTATCGCTATTTGCGGGCAGCGGATCTGATGTTGCTGACCTCGCGGTGGGAGGCGCTGCCCATCTCTATTGCCGAAGCGTTCCAGGTTGGAACCCCGGTTGTGGCCACCGATTGTTCGGGTGTTCACGAACTGGTGCATGATACGGTCGGTGCCTGTGTGCCAATCGGCGATGTCGCGGCGATCACGCAGGCTGTTGAGCATATTCTCGAAGATGACCAAAAGCGCGCCGACATGGCAGCCAGGGCCTTGGACAGGTCGAAAGAGAGCCGGTTTGATCCAGACCACATCAATCGGCAGATCGAGGCGCTTTATTTCAGTCTTCTTGACTGA